The following is a genomic window from Sphingobacteriales bacterium.
GATATTGTGTTATATCCGGCAACCATGTATACTTTTTTTCTAAGTTTCATAAGGTTAATTTTTAAATTTTACTTTTCTTATTATTATTTGAGTTCGAAATGCGGAGTTCGGAGTGCGAAGTCGTTTCACAATCCTGAAAATCTGCTTTTCCTGATTTATTAAAGTTATTATTCTTTTTAGCAGTAAAGGCAGAAGCCGCAAATATTGCCGTTAATTCAGTTCCTTCTTTATGCATTTTGGTAAATATTGATTCTGGAATATACGCTGATTCAAATAATAATTCAAACCAGTAACATGATTCATCAGCTTCCTCCTCGCAAATTGTAATCCTTGAAATAAAATCAGCGCTGGATCTGGTTCTGCAAGATGAACGATAATTTGCTCCAACAGAAGTACCAGATCTAAGTAATTGATGACCTATTATTTTACAGGTGTCATTTTTAGGTAGTGTTTCAACTACTTTAATAACATCCAAAGAAAATTTCTTTGTTCTGTCTTTTAAATTGTCATACTTATTACTCATAATTTATTATTTCATTTCGCAATTTTCTTCATCATTTCGCACTCCGAACTTCTTACTTCGCACTATAAAAAATTATTGATTGGTCCATAAGCATGATAAAAACCCGTCATCAAAACGGTGTTCACATCTTCAAGGCTGTTGGCTACCTTGTCGTTAAAGAGTTTTTCACCAATAGCTTTTGAGTTCAGGTGATAGGCTTTTGCCAGCTTTGCACCGTTGCTTTCCATGGATTTCAGCCCGGCAAAATATTCGGCCAGAACTGTGTCTTTCTTCTTGTTAAAATTAACAGATTTCCATGGTTTCCATGAAGACGGCATTTCTCCGAGCCATGCATCGCATTTTGCCTGAAATTCAGCAAAAGGAACGTATGCTTTCTTTTCCATATCATAAACTGCAACAGAGCCTCCTTTTTCATATTTCAGAAAGCCATCTTTCTGGGCACCAGAAGAGAACTGTCCACCCAAAACTCCCAGCTCAATCATTTTGTCGAGTACATCGCTGTGAAGATCTTCATCTTTCAGATGCGGATTCATCACGCTCATAATGTAGGAGCAAACATCAATACCAACATAATCAATAAGCTGAAAGATTCCCATCGGCCTGATGAGGTAATCCTGAGTAACTTTATTGATACAATAAACGGCTTCTACCCAACTCATTTCCTTTGTCAGTTTTTCAGCTTCGTTAATGCCATAAAGTGCATCACGCATGAAATGGCCATTACCTATAAAGCCTGCAAAATCGTTGGAAGGAACGGCTATTTTCTTCAGCCGCTTAATGTACTCATAAGCAAAATTGTTCACTTCATCCTGAGTTTTCTCAGCACGGATAACCTCAACCAGCTTTTGTACAGCAGGAGGATTATAAAAATGAACCCCTAAAATTCTTCCCCCCAAACCTGCTTCATTATCGAGTTGAGTAATTGGTATGGAGGAAGTATTGGTATAGTACCATGGTTGATTAGGATTATTTTTTTCAATGGTGCTGAAAATTTTAATTTTTAAGGCCGGATCTTCCTTGATAGCCTCAAAAATAAGAGAACAATCATAAGCAACCTCAATGCGTGTTACCGGTCTGATAATATTCATGACATCAAACACATATTGGTCGATGATGTCATAGTTTTCAACCAGATCGGCTCTGTCGGCATAGACTTTACGAAGTTGGACAGCTTTCTTTTCAGCAGCTTTCACTACCTGAGTCTTGATATAAATCATCAGGTCGGAAAGGGCTTTTGAGGAAATGTCCACCGCATAGAGCGCAAATGTTTTATCTTTATTTTCGGGCATCAGGCTCAGGTCGGCCATCTCGAGGGCAGTCAGCAGCAGTATGCCACTCCCCATTTTACCGGCAGCACCCAGTACCGCCACGTTCTGTAATCGTTCTGTGTAATTCATATTTATTTGATTCAAGATTTAAAATAATTTCGGATTTCGGATTGAACAAAATTTCGGATTGCATTGATTTCGGATAAAAATAATTTCGGATTTCGGATTGAACAAAATTTCGGATTGCATTGATTTCGGATAAAAATAATTTCGGATTTCGGATTGAACAAAATTTCGGATTGTATTGATTTCGGATAAGCACATCCCTGTGGGATAGCGACAAAATTGAGAATTGAAGGGAATTAAAGATTGAACAAAATTATTTACAAGCTTATTGCTTAGCCGGGTTGAGATAATTAATGATTTCATAATTTAATATTTAGTTGATTTGGAGGTTTTTCCACTGGCAGTAAATATTGCTGTTAGCTCCTCTGCTTCTTTATGCAATTTGTTGAGAATTTCTGAATCTATACAATTTAATTCAAAAAGCAATTCCAGCCAATAACAGCATTCATCAGCTTCTTCTTCAACTATTGCAATTTTTGAAATAAAATCGGCTTTTGATCTTGCTCTGCATGCTGATCTGTAGTTAGCTCCGACAGAGGTTGCAGCACGAATTAATTGTTTTGTGATTGTATTCGTTGATGTTTTGTATGGTAAATCTTCAACAGATATTATCACATCAATCGCAAATTTTTTTGTTCTTGCTTTCAATAATTCTGCTGTTATCATAGTATCGATTTTTTATCTCATTCAGTTTGCAATCAGCAATCCGAAATTCAAAATCCGCAATTCGCAATTCATATCACCAGTTTGGTTTCCTTTTTTCCAAAAACGCCTTCATTCCTTCTTCCCCTTCGCTGCCGGGGCCAAAGAGGGTTCCGAACTGTTGTGCTTCAAGTTCAAAACCTTCTTTAAGTGGTAGTTCCCATGCAGCACGAGCAACTTTTTTTACTTTCTTTACAGCCTGAGGGCCTTTGGAAGCAATCAGCCGTGCCAGGCGCATGACCTCTTCCATCAGCATTTCCGGCTCAACGACCTTTTGAACCAACCCAATCCTTAAGGCATCTTCAGCAGTTATCATTTCTCCGGTCATCAACATAAAAAGGGCATCTGCCATGCCTACCAGCCTTGGCAGACGTTGTGTGGCAGCATAACCGGGAATTAATCCGAGATTAACCTCCGGCTGACCAAATTTGGCTTTGGTACTGGCAATTCTGAAATCGCAGCCCATGGCAAACTCAAGTCCTCCGCCCAGTGCAAAACCATTGATGGCTGCAATGACAGGGATGTCGAGCAATTCAAGGCTTCTGAAAGTATTTTGCCCGAGACGCGAAAAAGCAGAGCCTTCTTCGGGTGTCATATTCACCATTTCCGCTATATCAGCCCCTGCCACAAATGCTTTTCCTTCTCCGGTGATAATCAATACTTTAATTTCAGGATTGTTTTTGATTTTTGCCACTACATCATCCACCTCGTTAAAAACTTTTGTGTTTAATGCATTCAGGGCATTAGGTCGGTTGACGGTCAGGATTCCTATATTGTCAACAACCTCAAATTTTATCACTTCATAGTTCATAGTTTGTGATTAATTTTGGTCTTACGAAAAAACAGTTTACAAAGTTTTGATGTCAAAAATAAAACTTTGTTTTGAATTGAAAAATGATTTTAGCCGGATTACAGTTTTTTTTCAATGCATTTTATTTCAGAAAATTTAAGAGGATTTTTACAAATGTCTCAGGATCGTCAGCATGCAGCCAATGTGTAGCTTCGGGCATGATTTCGAGTTTTGCCTGCGGAAAATATTTTTTTACTGATTCAAATTCTTCTGGAAGAATATAATCTGATTTTCCGGCTTTGATAAACAGAACAGGAGCATTGACCTGAGCGGAAAAATGAATGTTTTCCATCAAGTTCATGTATTCTCTCATCAAAACATCAGCATTGAATTTCCAGCGGATACATGACTGGCCGTCAAAAGAAAGATTTTTAAACAGAAACTGAAGGATTCTTTGATTGGGAACCAGTTCACTCAGTTTCTTTTCTGCCAGCCTGCGGTCAGAAAAACTGCAATTTCTCAGGCTTTGAATGGCTTCAAAAACCATGGTATGATCGTCAGTTATCCGCTCATATTCTTTTGGAAATATATCAGCAATGACAAGTGATTTAATATAACCGGGGTATAAAGTGGCAAACTGCATGGCTGTTTTTCCACCCATGGAGTGCCCAAGTAGATGGGCTGAATAAATATTTTGTTCCTGCATAAAGTCGAGCAGGTCGCGTGCCATCAGCAGATAATTATGGTCTTCAGAATGAGGGGATTTGCCATGATTTCGCTGGTCAATCAAAAAAACTTCAAATTTATCTGACAATTTTTTAGCAATACTCATCCAGTTGTCGAGCATGCCAAAAAGTCCGTGAAGTATAATCAACGGGTCTCCATGTCCTAACTGCCTGAAATTTAATTCCATAAGAGTTTGTTGTGGTCTGGCAAAATTACTTTAATTCAGGCAGAGAATTTGCCTTCAACGATAAAAATTTAACCTTATGAACTATTATATCAGTAAGACGGTCAACTTGCCATTTGATAAAACAGTTGAAAAAGTTACCAATGACCTGAAAAAATATGGTTTCGGTATTGTAACCACACTGGATGCCGATAAAGTATTGAAAGAAAAGATTGGAGCAGAGCTGAAACCATACAAAATTCTGGGAGCCTGTAATCCGAATTTTGCCTATCAGGCTATCACCAATGAACCAATGATTGGAACACTTCTTCCCTGCAATGTGCTTGTCAGATATATTTCTGAAAATCAAACTGAAGTGGCGGCCATCAACCCAATAAGTATGTTTTCGCTTATTGGTAAAGCTGAATTTGAACCCATTGTCAATCATGTTCAGACCGCTTTTGAAGAGTTGATCGAACTCCTGTGAGTGAGATTGATTCTATAGATTTGCAGGCATGAAGAATTATTCATTTTATCTGTTAACATTCATTCTTCTGAGTTTTTCAGCTTTCAGCCAAAACCAGATAGTAAAAGCTGTTAAGACAAATGAAAGAATAAAAATTGACGGAATAGCTGAACGTGCATGGAATGATGCTCCTGAATATAGAGGTTTTTCCCAGTATGAACCCTATAATGGCTCAAAAGCTTCACTGGAAACAAGTGTACGATTCCTGTTTGATAATGATGCATTATATGTTTTTGCAAAGATGTATGATCCTGCCCCCGACAGTATCATGAAAGAACTTTCGAAGCGTGATGAAATTGACAATGTAAATACAGATATTTTCGGACTGATACTGCTGCCTTTTAATGACAGACAAAATGCTTTTGTTTTTAAGGTTTCTGCTTCGGGCGTTCAGTCAGATGTCAGGATCAACAATGAAAATGAGGATGAGAACTGGAATGCCGTATGGATGAGTGCGGTTAATATTGGTGATTCCGGATGGGTGGCTGAGCTGAAAATTCCATATTCTGCCATACGCTTTCCCAAAAAGGAAATACAGGAATGGGGGGTGAATGCATGGCGGCATATCAGGAGATACAGGGAATGGAACAGTTTACATTTTGTCAACAACAACCAGAACAGTCTGATCAGCGAATCTGCATTGCTCACAGGAATTGAAAACATTAAGCCTCCTTTGCGGCTATCATTATTTCCCTATGTTTCCGCTTATCTTGAAAAAAGTCCCGGAAATGAAAAATTTGGTTTTAATTTTAACTATGGAGCCGATATTAAATATGGCATCGATGAAAGTTTTACACTCGACATGGTGTTAATCCCTGATTTCGGGCAGGTTGAATCGGATGAAGTGGTGCTAAACCTGACACCTTTTGAAACCCAATATGACGAAAAACGGCAATTTTTTACTGAAGGGACAGAATTATTTAACAAGGCAGGGATTTTTTATTCCAGAAGGATAGGAGGGGAACCGCTTAACTATAATGATGTGGAAACCCAACCCGATTTTTTTGCCATGAAAAGCAATCCTGATAAAACCAGACTTATCAATGCGCTGAAAATTTCGGGAAGAAGCAGCTCGGGATTGGGTATGGGGATTTTTAATGCCATTACTTCCCGGTCGCTTGCTACCTACTATGATAAGGATTCCAATATAAAAGAGTTTGTAACTCAGCCCCTTACAAACTACAATATTCTTGTTCTTGACCAGACTTTTAAAAACAGAAGTTATATCGGAATCATCAACACAAATTATTACAACAAAGAAAAAATGGCTGATGTTGTTGCCTCCGATTACAGTTTTGAGGATAAAAACAATGTGTTCAGGCTGTCGGGGAACATTACTTACAACACCATTTCCGGTAAATATTCCGGTAATGAAAATGGATTGAGAAACTTTATTTCATTCCGCAAAGTCAAAGGAAATTTCAGGTTCAATGTCAGCAATGAGCTGGCAACTCCTGATTTCGATATTAATGATTTGGGATATAACAGCTATCGCAATTACATGGAAAATAATATTACCATTGCTTACAACAAATACAAAC
Proteins encoded in this region:
- a CDS encoding four helix bundle protein translates to MSNKYDNLKDRTKKFSLDVIKVVETLPKNDTCKIIGHQLLRSGTSVGANYRSSCRTRSSADFISRITICEEEADESCYWFELLFESAYIPESIFTKMHKEGTELTAIFAASAFTAKKNNNFNKSGKADFQDCETTSHSELRISNSNNNKKSKI
- a CDS encoding 3-hydroxyacyl-CoA dehydrogenase family protein, which codes for MNYTERLQNVAVLGAAGKMGSGILLLTALEMADLSLMPENKDKTFALYAVDISSKALSDLMIYIKTQVVKAAEKKAVQLRKVYADRADLVENYDIIDQYVFDVMNIIRPVTRIEVAYDCSLIFEAIKEDPALKIKIFSTIEKNNPNQPWYYTNTSSIPITQLDNEAGLGGRILGVHFYNPPAVQKLVEVIRAEKTQDEVNNFAYEYIKRLKKIAVPSNDFAGFIGNGHFMRDALYGINEAEKLTKEMSWVEAVYCINKVTQDYLIRPMGIFQLIDYVGIDVCSYIMSVMNPHLKDEDLHSDVLDKMIELGVLGGQFSSGAQKDGFLKYEKGGSVAVYDMEKKAYVPFAEFQAKCDAWLGEMPSSWKPWKSVNFNKKKDTVLAEYFAGLKSMESNGAKLAKAYHLNSKAIGEKLFNDKVANSLEDVNTVLMTGFYHAYGPINNFL
- a CDS encoding four helix bundle protein, with translation MITAELLKARTKKFAIDVIISVEDLPYKTSTNTITKQLIRAATSVGANYRSACRARSKADFISKIAIVEEEADECCYWLELLFELNCIDSEILNKLHKEAEELTAIFTASGKTSKSTKY
- a CDS encoding alpha/beta fold hydrolase, which encodes MELNFRQLGHGDPLIILHGLFGMLDNWMSIAKKLSDKFEVFLIDQRNHGKSPHSEDHNYLLMARDLLDFMQEQNIYSAHLLGHSMGGKTAMQFATLYPGYIKSLVIADIFPKEYERITDDHTMVFEAIQSLRNCSFSDRRLAEKKLSELVPNQRILQFLFKNLSFDGQSCIRWKFNADVLMREYMNLMENIHFSAQVNAPVLFIKAGKSDYILPEEFESVKKYFPQAKLEIMPEATHWLHADDPETFVKILLNFLK
- a CDS encoding DUF302 domain-containing protein, giving the protein MNYYISKTVNLPFDKTVEKVTNDLKKYGFGIVTTLDADKVLKEKIGAELKPYKILGACNPNFAYQAITNEPMIGTLLPCNVLVRYISENQTEVAAINPISMFSLIGKAEFEPIVNHVQTAFEELIELL
- a CDS encoding carbohydrate binding family 9 domain-containing protein; the protein is MKNYSFYLLTFILLSFSAFSQNQIVKAVKTNERIKIDGIAERAWNDAPEYRGFSQYEPYNGSKASLETSVRFLFDNDALYVFAKMYDPAPDSIMKELSKRDEIDNVNTDIFGLILLPFNDRQNAFVFKVSASGVQSDVRINNENEDENWNAVWMSAVNIGDSGWVAELKIPYSAIRFPKKEIQEWGVNAWRHIRRYREWNSLHFVNNNQNSLISESALLTGIENIKPPLRLSLFPYVSAYLEKSPGNEKFGFNFNYGADIKYGIDESFTLDMVLIPDFGQVESDEVVLNLTPFETQYDEKRQFFTEGTELFNKAGIFYSRRIGGEPLNYNDVETQPDFFAMKSNPDKTRLINALKISGRSSSGLGMGIFNAITSRSLATYYDKDSNIKEFVTQPLTNYNILVLDQTFKNRSYIGIINTNYYNKEKMADVVASDYSFEDKNNVFRLSGNITYNTISGKYSGNENGLRNFISFRKVKGNFRFNVSNELATPDFDINDLGYNSYRNYMENNITIAYNKYKPFGIFLNMYNNIGFSYITRLQPYEYAAFDIYLESHAKLRNFLDIGINAGGTPAHQYDFYEPRMSGYKFRIPPHFWLYGWLSPDYRKKFVVDLRGSYNRVPEFDKSAYSLDVAPRIRLSDKLFIRLSAEYEYGKSQRGYVETIPDSAEGWIIIFGSRNLKTIENSVSLSYIFSKNASFTLKARHYHSSADYQKFFFLNQDGSLTEITYPYNRNLSFDALTVDAAFTWQFAPGSEMSVVWKNAVFSQGETIEPSYFKNFEEVLNQPAINSFSVKVLYYLDYNYLRKG